Proteins encoded together in one Amblyomma americanum isolate KBUSLIRL-KWMA chromosome 1, ASM5285725v1, whole genome shotgun sequence window:
- the LOC144103635 gene encoding uncharacterized protein LOC144103635, with the protein MSGHTLRFSHIHPDWPSARYSRGTAVAPDCNVRGLACVDRKWGAPAATAPMLKSLRIVTLEGRRSSCSPIASSPWSGDMTANTENKALTTPASTALQVSSHHVCMRGTCTPLGKALRRISSYHQGDLTPKASRPSAQVRLSVCTAPHGSPPAAWWFRSKHHWLRRRQRAPPSWRCTGIEDAGTQHAQLRQGIAAVLMLLLLTCGSEVDSLVAQSVPGMPWTGALGDGDT; encoded by the exons ATGAGCGGCCATACCCTGCGTTTCTCTCATATCCATCCTGACTGGCCCTCTGCCCGCTACAGCAGAGGCACTGCCGTGGCTCCCGACTGCAACGTGCGTGGCTTGGCGTGTGTTGACAGGAAATGGGGAGCTCCCGCGGCAACAGCGCCAATGCTGAAATCTTTGCGGATCGTAACCTTGGAAGGACGCCGGTCGTCGTGCTCGCCCATCGCTTCGTCACCTTGGTCAGGCGATATGACAGCAAACACGGAGAACAAGGCGCTGACGACGCCTGCCTCCACCGCCCTCCAGGTTTCCAGCCACCACGTCTGCATGCGCGGGACGTGCACCCCACTTGGCAAAGCTTTAAGGCGTATTTCCAGCTACCACCAAGGCGATCTGACGCCGAAAGCTTCTCGA CCATCGGCCCAGGTTCGACTCAGCGTCTGCACTGCGCCGCACGGATCTCCCCCTGCTGCGTGGTGGTTCCGCAGCAAGCACCATTGGCTCAGGCGACGACAACGTGCACCTCCAAGCTGGAGGTGCACCGGCATTGAGGATGCTGGGACGCAGCACGCGCAGCTCCGCCAGGGGATCGCGGCTGTGCTGATGCTCCTGCTTCTCACGTGCGGCTCT GAGGTCGATAGCCTGGTTGCCCAGAGCGTTCCCGGGATGCCCTGGACTGGCGCCTTGGGTGACGGCGATACTTAG